The region aaagaggcagttgttctgtaatatatcttgttgtaaaactattgtaaaataatattgtcaatatgagtaatctataatggccttaagaattatgttatatattattgtttattaacgtttactgtaacactgttgattaccaataaataaataatatgtccaACCtataaatttgatatattttgtttcatttgaattttttttgtacttttttccccttatgtttaattgtatatcaaatcgttatgttttgtattatattcactcctactttgtttatatttaagtggaaactttattggcttgtgtaatataaattatgtgttacaatgtgtaaataacttaagctgtttgttttccaataaataaataattgtgtgTATAGCATACCTAAGAAGATGATTCAACCGATCATCTGTAAGACCTCTCTCTGACagatttaatacacaaatattatattcgagTTCACCAGCTAGTGCCATTATAAATGATGATTTTCCACATCCTGGTGGTCCATATAGTAGGTAACctgaaatttatatttacttaaataaatactaaGGGCCTATCAGTTTATCTGGTAGTCACTATACACAATGGCTCATGTAGATTGGTCAGTACGGGTAAGTTTGAAACTATAAAATCAAGAAAAAAGATCTGTTATTACAAACAATGTCATCAATATCAGTGACAAGAAAATCTACATCTGCAGTTAATAAAAGTTATAGTACTCTGTTCGGGAATGAATCCGGAAGTTTTTTAATGTTTGCAAGACATGCCAGTTTGCAGTTTCAGACTTGCCCATACTCATCAATGTACATGGGCCCCCTGTATAGAACCTCCACAGAGatagaaagtaaaaaataaattaagacaaCAATATTAAATGGCAGACACAACCACAATGCTCATTATTCCTTGCGTCTACTTATTAGGATAATactagtattaataatataaatgaatattccaAGGATTAAACATCTTACTGAAACTAACACAGTGAGattgatttatttcaattatttccaTAGCATCATGTCATGGAATTTTGCTATGGGGAAATGCAGCTGATAgcaaaacaatatttgttttgcaataAAAGAGTGATTAGGGCCATCTTTAATCTGAATTCTAGAGAATCCCTTAGAAAACACTTTAAACAAATAGGTAATCATACAATTGCATGCCAACTCATTTATAACAATgcagggtggccgagaagttgatgtccaaagctaaaatttgaaagcctcatgatgatgagtatccgaatcacccctgtGTATGTTCTACAGTTTTgtgtagtttaggagataataatttttttccccttttatccgcttttttcacctaattgtggttcaggactttttctaatttttttgaacacttgttgttaattttattgttgataattattaactatagttgcaataaccacataagaaactttGATTAGTTTAGACAGTgtggaactagtttagaattgagttgtaagttcaagataagattccagctaaattcatgaaaatgttcaagttatcaaaaataaaataaaatggggcCTATggcttctatttttaaaaacttaccagaacattggccaataaaatgagccaaattcaaattttagctttggacgtcaacttctcggccaccacAGTATATGGATGGTTTATAATAAAAGGAATTAAACATTCAGAATAAAGATACATATGATGTcaacacaagaaataagaataaaatagaaattaatataaaatgaaatccCCTGcatttcttattataatatttgaataatatttttgatatgtGTACTCAGATAGTTTAAAGGAGTTTAACAGGTGCTCACTTACCATTAGGTGACACACACACTCATGAACTTGAAGGAAATTGCCTTAAGGAAGCAATATTCCAGTGGTCTATCAATACATATAGTCACCTCTTCTATAGGGTATTCCTCTGTCAGTGTACCAACTAGGATTTTCAATAAAGTCCAAACAATCCGCTAATATTTTGTCTGTTAATCCATTACGCAGAACTACACTATGCAATGGTCTCCTACGCCGGGGATGCCCGAATGGCCGCCATTCTGATCCCATTGCAGTATACATGACAGTCATGCCTTCATGTTGCTTCAAAGCCATGGTTCTAGCtacaatgtattttaaaaattaatgaaacatacaaaattaatatGCAGTCAATGGAAGTAACAACCTAGTAAGTGGCTAACCTTCTTCCAAAATATCATAGTATAATTGTTTGTTACTTCCAAAAGATGTTAAAGTCACAGTTTCAAAAGGTATGCCCATGTGTAAATCTAGAGTTTGTTGTTCTCGGGTACGATCAACCTTAATCCATGCTCCTTGATACCTGGGTAAAAAAAGCTTtcgtttcaaaaatgattatcATTAATTTAAGTAAATCGATACCCTCGCATTGGAGGCAATTAAAATACCTGAAAAAATGTTGGCCAACACTGGGTATAAAGtcatatttagttttaatttgtcCTGTATCTTTCTGCAGAAATGATGTTTCGACACTTAAATGCTGTGTTTTACGTGCACCTTTTTGTGTAATCCAGTGAAGTAGCCATTGATACGATTTATCTCTACACGGTACTTCTAGAGTAATCATACAATGTCTCCTAAATAACATCATAGAAGTCTGAAAACCTTTTCTTAAAATTGCCGCTCCGGCCCCAACACCGAACAATCCAAAACCAGCCCCGAAATAGGGGTTCTGTGATAGTGATGCGATATACTCTGTTATAGGCATGTTGAATGCTGGTTGCTAAAAGTCTAaaacctattttaaataattattttttcaattcaatcAGTTCAATCCAAATGTACTCTCAAGTCTCAACCACGAAACTATTACGTACCTAGGTAGGTAAATACTagtatttacaatttacatcgTCTTTGACAGAACACTTGCTCTAACGAGCTCTCAAGTCTCAACTCTCATTCAAAGTCCAAAGAGAATGCATAGATAAGGGTAATAATATACTGACAGTGACAGGCAagaacgagtaaaaaaagaaggactccgggCCGTGATATTGACAAGTGAAGCACCTACAGTccgttcacagttattttacctctGACAGAAGTCATTATATGTTTTCTTTATGTTGGTGTTCCTGTCCAGTCGTTCTGTGAAGTTCCTAGcgtttttctttcatatttgtgATATTTCATCTGTTAGCATGCCGAAAAGAATTCAAAGTAGCGGAAGAAATATTATACTATCGGTGCGTGATTTCTGTgaaagagaaaaagaaaataatgctcCTTTAATTCCATTTGGAAATGTTCGTCAACGAGTTGCCGCCGTGACGGGTATATAAATTAGGGTTACCTGTCTTTAGTATTTTTCCCAATTTTAGTGGAAACTTGATATCCTGGCGTTACCGCCATCAGTACATAATTTCTGTCGCGTCAACTTTGATTTTCTCTCACCATAAATGTTAGACTGCTTGTTGTTGTTCTTGCGAGTACAGTAACTATCTTGTgatgttttttgtatgttttatttttatagtaatataatcaATCATTTGCTTCAATTTGATATACAAATTCTATgtcctttatatatttttttaatatattatatgatttcataatttaatagagTAATCATTGTCAATTAGTATAACTCGCCTTGAgtggttttaatttaaataaataaataatataaatgccaAGCTGGcctctattttttttagttagaaCTACAATTTTCGTTTGGTAGCATTTGATACGATtaggtaaaaatgtaaataggaACATTATTGGTAAGAAATAGCTCTCTACATATAAACacagctatttttaatttaaaatgaaataggctttataaaataaaacttttttactgTTTCAGGAATATATGAAAAAACCGTAAGCACCACAACTAAAGAAGGCGAAGTTGCTGCATCCACTTCTCAAAAAATTTCTACGCCCAGAAAAAAACGCATccaagaaaaacaaaatattttggatgATTTTGATCTGTGTGcagtatgaaataaaatacttgaaatGTATACCGTCTGAAAGGAGGTACCGACTTTGGGGAAACTCTTAGCAGAGttaaaaattgatataatttttgtGGAGGTCGTACTACATTATGGAAAATTATACCTACCTACGAAAAAATGCTGTGCGAAACTATATTTTACTATTTCTTGTGAGAAagtgaaatatcgtgaaaaacgtttgatagctatgaatgacaggtagcctaaaacgcaaatagattactttattTCCGATTAAGATAATTATCCGAATGAATATATTGTGGTTATTACTGTGTAACTAACTAATACAATAACAAATGACGGGTATATTTAATAGGTAAtgataggtatattttttatcatcggaatccgaataataaaactattaaaataacttgtCATATTACTTCTACTCTTCTACCCGATACTTTTCATTCACTGTATAAAAACCATTAACTTCAGTCGTTCATGCGTACGATGATCCCCAATTTCATCTGTACGAATAATCTCTTGGTAGGAGCTGGTTCTCTCTACGCCACATTTGTTAGGAAGTTAGGAAAAatagactataataataaatatatcacactGATGTAATTATTATCGAAAATTAACCTTTAcatagaataaattaaaatttggtaAGTAAATTTCTGTAATGactccaaatataaatttaaattcgttCAACCGTCCCGATAATGAAAGATCTTATTACAAACTTTACGTTCAAATcattatattgtaagaaaaaaaaatatcatcaataccgtaaaatttaacttgtcgTTAAAGGGTGTCATAGAAGCTAAATATGGCAATATAACGATCAGGTTAGCTAACCTAACGGCtagaggtaaaataactgtgaacgcACTGTATATGCTAGTTTatgtgcagttacgggggataccagataaCAAAAATTATGTCCATGTATTTTTTGCAGTATCTTTGTTCTAACTCAGGGCGCGACGCGCCCGCGAGCGGCATACGGCTGTTGCCATAGGATTGTATGGCTCTTTTTTACAACTCACTCACTGCCTAACTACGCCACCTTAGCTCAAATAAAACACCTTATCAATTACCTCAACAGGACGGAGCGTGTAGCCGGGCCCTATATACAGTCATCGTCAAGTTGCGCTctcacttcttcttcttcagaggtgccacattgattatcgatatatcgaagcgttgtaGTGTTTGTGTGGTATGTATGTCAGTCTGTGTCGCGGAATagttctcgaagcctatccgactgcagcggggagtcagtaAAGGCGATGTTATATCGCCGAATCTGTTTAACGCTgcattggaagatgtctttaagcttctggactggaacgggctgggcatcaatatcaacggcgaagacatcactcaccttcgattcgcagacgatatggtaatcatggcagagaccatggaagacttaagccttATGCATTATGAGATGAAAATGAAACTGAACATGGACAAAACaaagatcatgtctaatgcccatgtcggacctactcccgtaacagttgggaagtgtactctcgaaattgttgacgagtacgtgtaccttggacaaataatccagttgggcaggtccaatttcgggacAGAGGTCACTCGTCCAATcaaactcggatgggcagcgttcggaaAGCTCCGAAGAATtttctcgtccaaaataccacagtatctgtagacgaaggtttttaaccaatgtgtgttgccagtgatgacatacggaacacagacgtggtcgctaactatgggccttataagGAAAGTCACTGTTGCGCAgcgagcaatggagagggctatgctcggagtttccctgcgagatcgaatcagaaatgaggaggtccgtaggagaaccaaagttaccgacatagcccaaatgattgcaaaactgaagtggcagtcaccagggcacatagcttggcggaaagatggccgttggggcggtaaggtccttgaatggcgaccacgtaccggaagacgcactgttggtaggccccccacaagatggaccgacgatctggtcaagtttttcaaattcaaattcaaatatttttattcaaaataggattcaaaatcacttattgaacgtcaaaatctaccatccatttaaaagagactgcctcagacctgagaagaatgggcgcaagaaactcagcgggctttttttttaaatataaaatatggattacaatgtaatatcgtacaataaacatttataattaaagatcctgagggtgttcgctttattcccagtcggtggtgtcattaagaaaatcgtttatgctataataacctttaccacacaaacgtttattaacaattcttttaaatttcgtaacacatttgttttgtacattttctgggatcatattgtagaagcatatacatcgcccaacaaaagacttactaactcgacccaaccgagtagtaggcataataagtatatgtttgttcctcgtgttaacattatgaatgtcacagtttctataaaaattcctcaatgtgcttatgaacatacaaaacattatcgaaaatgtattgagaagcaacagtcaaaatgtttatttctttaaatttttctcttaatgatttttttaggacctaggttataaatcgcgcgaatagccctcttctgcagcacaaagatagtattaatatcggccgcactgccccttaacaatataccataggacataatactatgaaaataactaaagcatactaatctcgccgtatctatgtcagttaaccgtctaattttcttaaccgcatatgctgcagaactaagcctattcgccaatccttcaatatgggggcgccactgcaatttggaatcaagagtaatgccaagaaatatagcagattccactggttataccacctctccatttaataaaatattcgcatctacatttttgacatttggcgcggtgaatttaatatatttggttttatgattatttaacaataagttattggcgctaaaccagtaaaaaagaaaccaagatcgccggagtagattggatgagggcagcgcaggaccgatcgccaTGGCGATATTTGGGTGAGgtttttgtccagcagtggacgtcttccggctgaaatgatgatgatgataaatggCTTCGGCTtcatcttaaaaaaaaacaagaaaatgaAAATAGAGGATGGAAATCGTGA is a window of Leptidea sinapis chromosome 23, ilLepSina1.1, whole genome shotgun sequence DNA encoding:
- the LOC126971409 gene encoding mitochondrial chaperone BCS1 codes for the protein MPITEYIASLSQNPYFGAGFGLFGVGAGAAILRKGFQTSMMLFRRHCMITLEVPCRDKSYQWLLHWITQKGARKTQHLSVETSFLQKDTGQIKTKYDFIPSVGQHFFRYQGAWIKVDRTREQQTLDLHMGIPFETVTLTSFGSNKQLYYDILEEARTMALKQHEGMTVMYTAMGSEWRPFGHPRRRRPLHSVVLRNGLTDKILADCLDFIENPSWYTDRGIPYRRGYLLYGPPGCGKSSFIMALAGELEYNICVLNLSERGLTDDRLNHLLSVAPQQSIILLEDIDAAFASREDTSMQKAAYEGLNRVTFSGLLNCLDGVASTEARIVFMTTNYLERLDPALVRPGRVDMKEYVGYCDESQVELMFLRFYKDAEHAKTFARKVMETKKNVSPAQIQGYFMFHKHSSPVEVLNNIDVIWTLG